One segment of Methanobacterium formicicum DSM 3637 DNA contains the following:
- a CDS encoding metallophosphoesterase: MALIAHISDLHVGSLSFREELILNVIDRINEMGVDATIVTGDLSDNGYYNELKQASEYLEQFKTPLLVVPGNHDSRHLGNICFEELIKDRYGTLKVKNHGFKVIGLDSSEPDLNFGKVGRSQQSFMEKAMKNASKEGLFKIIALHHHIIPVPRTGRERNVLSDAGDILMSLIENKADLVLSGHKHVPHTWIVHETVFATAGTVSSFKLRGKDTPSFNTINIDEEHIDILLNTADGETHPLAKYENRCR, translated from the coding sequence ATGGCATTAATTGCCCATATTTCCGACCTTCACGTGGGATCCCTATCCTTCCGTGAAGAACTGATCCTCAATGTCATCGACCGGATCAATGAGATGGGAGTTGATGCCACCATTGTCACTGGAGATCTATCTGATAATGGATATTACAATGAATTAAAACAGGCATCAGAATATCTGGAACAGTTCAAAACACCACTTCTAGTGGTGCCTGGAAACCATGACTCCCGCCACCTGGGAAACATCTGCTTTGAGGAACTTATCAAAGATAGGTACGGTACACTTAAGGTTAAAAATCATGGATTCAAAGTTATTGGACTGGATAGCAGTGAACCCGATCTCAACTTCGGTAAAGTGGGCAGGTCACAGCAGAGTTTCATGGAAAAAGCCATGAAAAACGCATCGAAGGAAGGATTATTTAAAATCATTGCATTACACCATCACATTATTCCTGTACCCCGTACAGGTCGTGAAAGGAATGTTTTAAGTGATGCTGGTGATATATTAATGTCATTAATTGAAAATAAAGCAGACCTGGTTCTGTCAGGTCATAAACATGTTCCACATACATGGATAGTTCATGAAACTGTTTTTGCCACTGCTGGAACAGTTTCTTCCTTTAAACTCAGGGGGAAAGATACGCCCTCCTTTAATACAATTAATATAGATGAAGAACATATAGATATCCTCTTGAACACTGCCGATGGTGAAACCCACCCTCTGGCAAAGTATGAAAACAGGTGTAGGTGA
- the argJ gene encoding bifunctional ornithine acetyltransferase/N-acetylglutamate synthase, with product MKKIEGGICSVEGVKAAGACEDNYGVTVIHYPGSSAAAVFTRNKVQAAPIIITRESVKDGKLSAIVANSGNANCFTGKEGIQHAQTMAFQVAEELDIPPADVAVASTGIIGRQLPLPIISKLINHSLQRLSNSPEASKNAAEAIMTTDTYPKEFAVETTLDNGKTIRIGGITKGSGMIAPNMGTMLSFLVTDIEASPSELEESLKKSVEKTFNMVVVDGDQSTNDIVILLSRPGHGNIDEKFQEALDYLCSELAKMMARDGEGATKYMEVEVKGAKTLNEARIAAKSIVKSPLVKTALFGADPNWGRIVAAVGYSGAIMNEDTISVRLEEGERFVDIVNNGEIMAFEGTEELELAESIMEREEIKITVDLAIGDYKATAYGCDLSYEYVSINSEYST from the coding sequence ATGAAAAAAATTGAAGGTGGAATATGTTCAGTGGAAGGTGTAAAGGCAGCCGGGGCCTGTGAAGATAATTATGGAGTAACAGTTATCCATTACCCTGGAAGCAGTGCTGCAGCAGTGTTTACCAGAAATAAAGTTCAAGCCGCCCCTATTATCATCACTCGAGAATCTGTTAAAGATGGGAAACTATCTGCTATTGTTGCCAACAGTGGTAATGCCAATTGTTTTACTGGTAAAGAAGGTATTCAACACGCCCAGACCATGGCTTTTCAGGTGGCTGAAGAACTGGACATCCCACCTGCTGATGTAGCAGTTGCATCCACCGGGATCATCGGACGCCAGTTACCATTACCTATTATCAGCAAGTTAATCAACCATTCACTGCAAAGACTCTCAAATTCCCCTGAAGCATCAAAAAATGCTGCAGAGGCTATAATGACTACTGACACTTATCCAAAGGAATTTGCAGTTGAAACTACTCTAGATAATGGTAAGACCATACGTATTGGTGGTATTACCAAGGGTTCGGGAATGATAGCTCCTAATATGGGGACCATGCTTTCATTTTTAGTCACTGATATTGAAGCTAGCCCCAGTGAACTTGAAGAATCATTAAAGAAATCTGTGGAAAAAACTTTTAACATGGTAGTTGTGGATGGTGACCAGAGCACCAATGATATTGTTATCTTATTATCCCGTCCTGGACATGGAAATATTGATGAGAAATTCCAGGAAGCACTGGACTACCTGTGCAGTGAGCTGGCCAAGATGATGGCCAGAGATGGTGAGGGTGCAACCAAATACATGGAAGTTGAAGTTAAAGGTGCTAAAACTTTAAATGAAGCCAGAATTGCAGCCAAGTCCATTGTAAAATCACCTCTGGTAAAAACTGCCCTTTTCGGGGCTGATCCAAACTGGGGCCGTATCGTGGCGGCGGTGGGATACTCCGGAGCCATCATGAACGAAGACACCATTAGCGTTCGTTTAGAAGAAGGTGAACGATTTGTGGATATTGTAAATAATGGTGAGATAATGGCCTTTGAAGGGACCGAAGAGCTTGAACTTGCAGAAAGTATTATGGAACGGGAAGAAATTAAAATAACCGTTGATCTGGCAATAGGAGATTATAAAGCAACGGCTTATGGTTGTGACCTTAGCTACGAGTATGTAAGTATCAATTCAGAATACTCCACATAA
- the rfbD gene encoding dTDP-4-dehydrorhamnose reductase: MKVMIIGAEGMLGHDLEDIISAEHDVSTTTIHTLDITDIDKTVETVKNINPDVVVHAAAFTDVDGSESNADLAYHVNSLGTRNVAVACHEADSALVYICTDYVFDGTKGTSYREYDQTNPLSVYGQTKYQGEVYIRDILDKFYIVRTAWLYGYHGPNFVTTMLKLAENHDSISVVSDQIGTPTYTVDLAKAINQLITKPAYGIYHVTNSDHCSWYEYAQLIFENAGIEIDLKPVTTEEFGSPAPRPLYSVLDNYNWKMEGFPEIRSYKDALKEYMGLL, from the coding sequence ATGAAAGTGATGATTATAGGTGCAGAAGGAATGTTAGGGCACGATCTGGAAGATATTATATCTGCTGAACACGATGTAAGCACTACTACCATTCACACTCTGGACATAACTGACATTGATAAGACAGTTGAAACAGTGAAAAATATCAATCCGGATGTGGTGGTACATGCTGCAGCCTTCACCGATGTTGATGGAAGTGAATCCAACGCTGACTTAGCATACCATGTAAATTCACTGGGAACCCGAAATGTAGCAGTGGCCTGCCATGAAGCAGACAGTGCCCTGGTTTACATATGCACAGACTATGTTTTTGATGGAACCAAAGGCACATCCTACCGTGAATATGACCAAACCAATCCACTGAGTGTATACGGACAGACCAAATACCAGGGGGAAGTTTACATCCGTGATATCCTGGATAAATTCTACATTGTCCGAACTGCCTGGTTATATGGTTATCATGGTCCCAACTTTGTCACTACCATGTTAAAATTAGCAGAAAACCATGATAGCATATCTGTGGTCAGCGACCAGATAGGAACTCCCACCTACACTGTGGATCTGGCTAAGGCCATTAACCAACTCATAACAAAACCAGCATACGGTATTTACCATGTAACCAACAGTGATCACTGTTCATGGTATGAATATGCCCAGCTGATCTTTGAAAATGCAGGTATTGAAATTGATTTAAAACCGGTGACCACTGAAGAATTTGGTAGTCCAGCCCCACGGCCTTTATATTCTGTTTTAGATAATTATAACTGGAAAATGGAAGGTTTCCCTGAGATCAGAAGTTATAAAGATGCTTTAAAAGAATATATGGGACTTTTATAA
- a CDS encoding LL-diaminopimelate aminotransferase: MAVKINENYLLIKSNYIFSEINQRVEKYQNDNPDADIIRMGIGDVTRPLPEAVTRKFTEAVQEMGDAKSFRGYGPEQGYDFLIEEIIKNDYAPRGIDLSVDEVFVSDGAKCDTGNIQEIFDLSSTVAVTDPVYPVYVESNVMAGRTGPMMDDGRYQKLVYIPCTEENGFIPELPETPVDLIYLCFPNNPTGMALTTEQLAQWVDYARENNSIILFDAAYEAYIQEDNIPHSIYEIEGAREVAIEFRSFSKNAGFTGTRCAYTVVPKEVMGFDSAGNPHSLNSLWNRRQTTKFNGVSYPIQVAACAVYSPEGRAEIRESIDYYMQNASIIRNSLKDIGLRVYGGVNSPYIWVKTPGDMNSWEFFDLLLDEAHIVGTPGVGFGPSGEGYLRLTAFNTLENTEKAMERISKLSL, translated from the coding sequence ATGGCAGTTAAAATCAATGAAAACTATCTGTTAATTAAAAGCAACTATATTTTCTCTGAAATCAACCAGAGGGTAGAAAAATACCAGAATGATAACCCCGATGCTGACATTATCAGGATGGGTATTGGAGATGTAACTCGACCCCTGCCTGAAGCTGTAACTCGAAAATTCACAGAAGCTGTGCAGGAAATGGGTGATGCTAAATCATTCCGGGGTTATGGTCCAGAACAGGGTTATGATTTTTTGATTGAGGAAATTATAAAGAATGATTACGCTCCGCGTGGAATTGATCTTTCCGTTGATGAAGTTTTCGTCAGTGATGGTGCTAAATGCGATACTGGTAATATCCAGGAAATATTTGACCTATCCAGCACTGTAGCAGTTACTGATCCAGTATACCCGGTCTACGTGGAAAGTAATGTTATGGCAGGAAGAACTGGCCCCATGATGGATGATGGTCGCTACCAGAAACTGGTTTACATTCCCTGTACTGAAGAGAATGGATTTATCCCTGAACTTCCAGAAACACCAGTGGACCTGATTTATCTATGCTTCCCCAACAATCCTACGGGTATGGCACTGACCACCGAACAACTGGCACAGTGGGTGGATTACGCTCGTGAAAACAATTCAATCATTCTCTTTGACGCTGCATATGAAGCTTACATCCAGGAAGATAACATTCCACACAGCATCTATGAGATTGAAGGCGCTCGTGAAGTGGCCATTGAATTCAGGAGCTTTTCTAAAAATGCTGGTTTCACTGGGACCCGTTGTGCTTACACTGTTGTTCCTAAGGAAGTTATGGGCTTTGACAGTGCAGGTAACCCTCATTCACTTAACAGTCTCTGGAATCGCCGCCAGACCACCAAGTTCAACGGTGTTTCCTATCCAATACAGGTGGCTGCCTGTGCAGTTTACTCACCAGAAGGACGTGCTGAGATCAGGGAGTCCATTGATTACTACATGCAAAATGCTTCCATTATCCGGAACAGTTTGAAAGATATTGGTTTAAGGGTTTACGGTGGAGTTAATTCCCCTTACATCTGGGTTAAAACTCCCGGTGATATGAATTCATGGGAATTCTTCGACCTTCTACTTGATGAAGCCCATATAGTGGGAACACCTGGTGTGGGATTCGGCCCTAGTGGTGAGGGTTATCTTAGATTAACCGCATTTAACACCCTGGAAAATACAGAAAAAGCCATGGAACGAATATCCAAGTTATCCCTCTAA
- a CDS encoding Mur ligase family protein produces the protein MKCVVIGAGNAGRPAARILNYAGHQVQITDEKEMEDFPESVQKTLHKMAEEGVNLHLGLDDPTNIEDVDAVYISPNIPKDSPIRHYLIDNELKLIINQDIAKIMDTAINVDVIGVTGTLGKTSTTHIISEIFENAGYNVWTCSSLSGNLLSEVIVDGIINGDHLKSDIAVLELPHGTIRLLSELKLKVGLITNIYSDHLSEFEGSLEKYINRKLMIVPSSEMIVASSQCRDKLKELTVLYYCSQNSDCDVSGYLKDGNIGIKYKLKGREGEFETEFNLKGYYFENSLAAATVALAYGLKEESIKQGLMKFKGIPGHLEYIGNYSGRDVHFDAAFVPEGIISTLKQFSQADDSDLIILIDNPDSTNPRDKFEIGKVLGEYAQVIIASGYNETTGILDMKSAHEVLEGAKDSDALKIATEDMITAGEYSIKHSKPGDIILHIGPGAITNYEDLKSKMMKGIEEGCKKYS, from the coding sequence ATGAAGTGTGTTGTAATAGGTGCAGGTAATGCTGGGCGACCAGCTGCCAGGATTTTAAATTATGCTGGTCACCAGGTTCAAATAACTGATGAAAAGGAAATGGAGGATTTTCCAGAGAGTGTGCAAAAAACCCTCCATAAAATGGCCGAAGAAGGTGTTAATCTTCATCTGGGGCTTGATGACCCCACCAATATTGAAGATGTGGATGCAGTGTACATTTCTCCTAACATACCTAAAGATTCTCCAATCAGACATTACTTGATTGATAATGAATTAAAATTAATTATAAATCAGGATATAGCTAAAATTATGGATACTGCCATAAATGTTGATGTTATAGGAGTAACCGGGACACTGGGAAAAACCAGTACTACCCATATCATATCTGAAATCTTTGAAAATGCTGGATACAATGTTTGGACCTGTTCATCACTCTCAGGCAATTTACTCAGTGAAGTGATTGTGGATGGAATTATCAATGGTGATCACCTCAAAAGTGATATAGCTGTGTTGGAATTACCCCATGGCACTATCCGACTTTTATCTGAGTTAAAACTTAAAGTGGGTTTAATAACCAATATTTATTCGGACCACCTATCTGAGTTTGAAGGTTCCCTGGAAAAATATATCAATAGAAAGTTAATGATAGTTCCTTCCAGTGAAATGATCGTTGCCAGTTCACAGTGCAGGGACAAACTCAAGGAACTTACTGTATTATATTACTGCTCACAGAACAGTGATTGTGACGTCTCGGGATACCTTAAAGATGGGAACATTGGCATCAAATATAAATTAAAGGGAAGAGAAGGGGAATTTGAAACAGAATTCAATCTAAAGGGATACTACTTCGAAAATTCTCTTGCTGCAGCAACTGTTGCTTTAGCTTATGGTTTGAAAGAAGAATCAATAAAGCAAGGTTTAATGAAGTTTAAAGGAATTCCTGGACATTTAGAATACATAGGTAACTATTCTGGGCGTGATGTCCATTTCGATGCGGCTTTTGTACCTGAAGGTATTATTTCAACTTTAAAACAGTTTTCACAGGCTGATGATTCTGATCTGATAATCTTAATTGACAATCCTGACAGTACCAATCCCCGTGACAAGTTCGAAATCGGGAAGGTACTGGGAGAATATGCCCAGGTGATCATTGCCAGTGGATATAATGAAACCACCGGTATACTGGACATGAAATCAGCACATGAAGTACTGGAAGGGGCAAAAGATTCTGATGCACTAAAAATAGCCACAGAAGACATGATCACTGCAGGTGAGTACTCCATTAAACATTCCAAACCTGGAGATATCATACTGCATATTGGTCCCGGTGCAATAACCAATTATGAAGATCTAAAATCTAAAATGATGAAGGGCATAGAGGAAGGATGTAAAAAATACTCTTAA
- a CDS encoding HEAT repeat domain-containing protein, with protein MGYLICQDCGGYYKLERGESKEDFVSCQCYGSLIYVESLDEYLNKTNDSNKDYEPINHVQLDNFSSYSDSHSESGFSGEDPQKSENPKPKKEISESLSFSSFRGYGENSLVKNRNYYREISSKEIKPDIAKLKRVKDVNGIIESLNYDDPVVKLDAVQALGAIGDERALKHLDKIKNEEKGILKTYSQNAIFHIESKNKGLKSQNRAYYREEYYKKTTGLVSEIKDITTTKASSKTNNLSEKDSPKNDVFNVDTSKRDASNVVTSKRDVFKNDASKRDVSKDYDAKKEIVYTKSNSKMGQINPMNETEDVKGDDIYFIKFLGIKNTDKPLIGFIILFVVFLVIGVILTMGSN; from the coding sequence ATGGGATATTTGATATGTCAAGACTGTGGTGGTTATTATAAACTCGAAAGGGGCGAATCAAAGGAAGATTTCGTCTCATGTCAGTGTTATGGTTCTTTAATATATGTTGAGAGTCTTGATGAATACTTAAACAAAACTAATGATTCAAATAAAGACTATGAACCTATCAATCATGTTCAACTGGATAACTTTTCTTCCTATTCGGATTCACACTCAGAAAGTGGTTTTAGCGGTGAAGATCCTCAAAAAAGTGAAAATCCTAAACCAAAAAAAGAAATATCCGAATCATTAAGTTTTTCATCTTTCAGGGGATATGGAGAAAATTCCTTGGTAAAAAACAGAAATTATTACCGAGAAATCAGTTCCAAAGAGATAAAACCCGATATTGCTAAATTAAAGCGTGTTAAAGATGTTAACGGTATAATTGAGTCTTTAAATTACGATGATCCTGTTGTTAAACTTGATGCAGTACAGGCACTGGGTGCTATAGGTGATGAAAGGGCATTAAAACATTTGGATAAAATAAAAAATGAAGAAAAAGGTATCCTAAAAACTTACTCTCAAAATGCAATTTTTCACATAGAATCCAAAAACAAAGGACTTAAATCACAAAACCGTGCTTATTACAGGGAAGAGTATTATAAGAAAACTACAGGATTAGTTAGTGAAATTAAAGACATTACTACAACTAAAGCAAGTTCTAAGACTAATAATCTTTCTGAAAAGGATAGTCCTAAAAACGATGTTTTTAATGTTGACACATCTAAAAGAGATGCTTCTAATGTTGTTACGTCTAAAAGGGATGTTTTTAAAAATGATGCTTCAAAGAGGGATGTTTCTAAAGATTATGATGCTAAGAAGGAAATTGTTTATACTAAATCCAATTCAAAAATGGGCCAGATTAACCCAATGAATGAGACTGAAGATGTGAAGGGTGATGACATTTACTTCATAAAGTTTTTGGGTATTAAAAACACTGATAAACCATTGATAGGTTTTATTATCCTTTTTGTTGTATTTTTAGTAATTGGGGTCATTCTCACAATGGGTTCCAATTGA
- a CDS encoding MBL fold metallo-hydrolase has protein sequence MTSIDFFGGVDEIGGNKIRVQGNESSFFFDFGMGFSHANDYLSEFLQPRKANGICDFVELGLLPYIKGIYREDYLRHVGLPYPDKPSVDGVLISHSHVDHVAYVHHLREDIPIYLTKESHLILRALEETGSASFSEYLHLKKSFYLEPKKRGDGYMRSRANIVDRDINIMDPYKKFEIGDFSIKSAPVDHSLPGASAFICENEDETIVYTGDLRFHGRHPELTRKFIKEAKKAKPTIMISEGTRIDSKRNISEIEIENRAVDAVERCEGLVVVNYPVRDLDRLVTFYKVAEDTGRKLVVSLKQAYILKLFNEISNEYPDLSEVMIYKPRKGWGLLGEDSFACVDDEWLCASDIESAQCLRDYKKWERGLLENDNVLTYQDLRKDPEDYIFRCDFFELKELIDIKPVNGVYIKSSTEPFDEQMEINERKVREWLKLFNLPLKNKCFHASGHANGKEILEMIREINPDKLYPVHTTHKNEFLKLKDDGIDVIYPTLRK, from the coding sequence GTGACCAGTATTGATTTTTTTGGTGGTGTGGATGAAATTGGGGGAAATAAAATCCGAGTCCAGGGTAATGAAAGTTCTTTCTTCTTTGATTTTGGAATGGGCTTTTCACATGCTAATGATTATTTATCTGAATTCCTGCAACCACGGAAAGCCAATGGAATCTGCGACTTTGTAGAGCTGGGCCTCTTACCCTATATAAAAGGCATTTATCGGGAGGATTACCTCCGTCACGTTGGCCTACCCTACCCAGATAAACCCTCAGTTGATGGAGTTCTCATCAGCCACTCCCACGTGGACCATGTTGCTTACGTCCATCACTTACGGGAAGATATTCCTATTTATCTAACCAAGGAATCGCATCTAATTTTAAGGGCTCTGGAAGAAACTGGTTCAGCATCCTTCTCCGAGTATCTTCATTTAAAAAAATCCTTTTATCTGGAACCGAAAAAACGTGGTGATGGTTACATGAGGTCCAGGGCCAACATAGTTGACCGTGACATTAACATTATGGATCCCTATAAAAAGTTTGAAATTGGAGACTTTAGTATTAAATCCGCCCCTGTTGACCATTCACTGCCTGGTGCATCGGCATTTATATGTGAAAATGAGGATGAAACCATTGTATACACTGGTGATCTTCGTTTCCATGGAAGACATCCAGAATTGACCCGTAAATTCATTAAAGAAGCCAAGAAAGCCAAGCCCACCATTATGATCAGTGAGGGTACCCGTATTGATAGTAAACGGAATATCAGTGAGATTGAAATTGAAAATCGTGCCGTTGATGCTGTTGAAAGGTGTGAAGGATTGGTGGTTGTTAATTACCCGGTAAGGGATCTGGACCGTCTTGTAACTTTTTATAAAGTTGCTGAAGACACTGGAAGGAAACTGGTGGTGAGTCTTAAGCAGGCTTATATCCTGAAATTATTCAACGAAATCAGCAATGAATATCCTGATTTATCAGAGGTTATGATTTATAAACCCCGTAAGGGCTGGGGTCTTCTGGGTGAGGATAGTTTTGCCTGTGTGGATGATGAATGGTTGTGTGCCAGTGACATTGAATCAGCACAGTGCCTAAGGGACTATAAGAAATGGGAAAGGGGATTACTGGAGAATGATAATGTCCTGACTTACCAGGACCTCCGGAAAGATCCTGAAGATTACATATTCCGATGTGACTTTTTTGAGTTAAAGGAACTTATCGATATTAAACCGGTAAATGGTGTATATATTAAGTCCAGCACCGAGCCTTTTGATGAACAGATGGAAATTAATGAGAGGAAGGTTCGAGAATGGCTAAAGTTATTCAACTTGCCCCTGAAAAATAAATGCTTCCATGCATCTGGGCACGCCAACGGGAAAGAGATACTGGAGATGATACGCGAAATAAATCCAGATAAATTATATCCAGTTCATACTACCCACAAAAATGAATTCCTAAAACTCAAGGATGATGGGATTGATGTGATTTATCCCACATTGCGCAAATAG
- a CDS encoding 3'-5' exoribonuclease YhaM family protein has protein sequence MLKKEEDFIENLNSVRRINTSFVIASAIIKTARNGKDYLEFSLTDKTGEITARMFPNRDANDIFENINQKNIYAITGNVDEFPRNSQNFSIKIDSFQELDEEEYQLDDFIRTSDKDQKELMEKIISTIKGIENVHLKNLLRAFFCDSDFAQEFSKAPSAKIYHHNYVGGLLEHTVEVLQLCKTVCQIFPEVDQDLLYTGAILHDVGKLKAYDYDMISIDISNEGKMLDHLFISADMVKEKISSLDEEMPENLQTQLLHMVLSHHGEVRNGWGSPVDPKTPEAVALHYADNLDAKVKGLIQKLKG, from the coding sequence ATGTTAAAAAAAGAAGAGGATTTCATTGAAAATTTAAACAGTGTAAGAAGGATCAACACATCATTTGTCATTGCCAGTGCAATTATCAAAACAGCTAGAAATGGGAAGGACTACCTTGAATTTAGCTTAACTGATAAGACTGGTGAAATAACCGCCAGGATGTTTCCCAATAGGGATGCTAATGATATTTTTGAAAATATTAATCAGAAAAATATCTACGCCATAACTGGTAATGTTGATGAGTTCCCCCGCAATTCTCAGAACTTCAGTATAAAAATCGATAGTTTCCAGGAATTGGATGAAGAAGAATACCAGCTTGATGACTTCATCCGCACCTCAGATAAAGACCAGAAAGAACTAATGGAAAAAATTATCAGCACTATAAAAGGTATCGAAAATGTTCATTTAAAAAATCTTCTCAGGGCTTTCTTCTGTGACTCGGACTTTGCTCAAGAATTTTCCAAAGCTCCATCTGCAAAAATTTACCATCATAATTACGTGGGAGGATTATTAGAGCACACTGTGGAAGTACTGCAGTTGTGTAAAACAGTCTGCCAAATCTTCCCTGAGGTGGACCAGGATTTACTCTACACCGGGGCAATACTCCACGATGTGGGTAAATTAAAGGCTTATGACTATGATATGATAAGTATTGATATTTCCAATGAAGGGAAAATGTTAGATCATCTCTTTATATCTGCAGATATGGTGAAGGAAAAGATAAGCTCTCTGGATGAGGAAATGCCTGAAAATCTTCAAACCCAGCTTTTGCACATGGTATTAAGCCACCATGGTGAAGTTCGAAATGGTTGGGGGTCACCGGTTGATCCTAAAACTCCTGAAGCAGTGGCACTGCACTACGCTGACAATTTAGATGCCAAGGTAAAGGGGTTAATCCAAAAATTAAAAGGTTAA
- a CDS encoding TIGR04165 family Cys-rich peptide, whose product MKSEELNQACPVCGCKDKTVSQRKKQTSVDTCYIPHIPDGNVGVILCSECGHVFEFCKDRKLKQEVKKIEL is encoded by the coding sequence ATGAAATCAGAAGAACTTAACCAGGCATGTCCCGTATGTGGTTGCAAAGATAAGACCGTTTCCCAGCGAAAGAAACAAACATCAGTAGACACCTGTTACATTCCACATATTCCAGATGGAAACGTAGGAGTAATACTTTGCAGTGAATGTGGTCATGTATTTGAATTCTGCAAAGACAGGAAGTTAAAGCAGGAAGTAAAAAAAATCGAATTATAA
- a CDS encoding peptidoglycan-binding protein produces MVIPSVGAAESSDTGNTVVTNASTDQDLKIGMTGDNVTELQTWLQTQGFYKGKIDGEFGNYTEQAVKAFQQYVGIKEDGIVGNISRQSMKDLVNGNIQTSTGTSGSSYSKTGSSTSSGAAYGTKKSYSSSSSSYKSGYKSSSSGWSSGKGVGDCWDNSYALYDELTASGQSARIVQYANSYVSNHRSVQVWDGSSWVDYDYKGNGYSNRYYATSGSSSGTVIESS; encoded by the coding sequence ATGGTAATCCCATCTGTGGGAGCCGCGGAAAGTTCAGATACTGGAAATACGGTCGTGACCAACGCGAGCACAGACCAAGACTTGAAAATAGGAATGACTGGAGATAATGTCACCGAACTACAGACCTGGTTACAAACCCAGGGATTCTACAAAGGTAAAATCGATGGTGAATTCGGAAACTACACTGAACAGGCAGTAAAAGCATTCCAGCAGTACGTTGGAATCAAAGAAGACGGAATTGTGGGTAACATTTCCCGTCAGAGTATGAAAGACCTGGTCAACGGAAACATCCAAACATCCACCGGTACCTCAGGTAGTTCCTACAGTAAAACCGGTAGTTCAACATCATCTGGTGCAGCATACGGAACCAAAAAATCTTACTCAAGCTCCTCAAGCTCATACAAATCCGGCTACAAATCTAGTAGCAGTGGATGGAGCAGTGGAAAAGGAGTAGGAGATTGTTGGGACAACAGTTACGCACTTTACGATGAACTAACAGCATCTGGTCAGTCCGCAAGGATCGTTCAGTACGCCAACAGCTACGTTTCTAACCATCGTTCAGTACAGGTTTGGGATGGTAGCAGCTGGGTTGACTATGACTACAAAGGTAATGGCTACTCAAACAGGTACTATGCTACCAGTGGTAGTTCATCTGGAACAGTTATAGAAAGTAGTTAA
- a CDS encoding NUDIX domain-containing protein — MIDYVFGLSVRVLLTDEDNKILILKRSTDSKTNPGKWEFPGGKVDQGESFDQALIREVYEETQLKISLEHVVGISEQNLHLIRAVHIIMSGKIIEGNLTLSSEHEGYAWVFFENLDKYELADWLDDFVNNQETVESSESNDINQVTNTVKPWLKSIQGSMDKILKR; from the coding sequence ATGATAGACTATGTTTTTGGTCTGTCAGTGAGGGTTTTACTCACTGATGAAGATAATAAGATCCTGATTCTTAAAAGATCAACAGATTCTAAGACCAATCCTGGAAAATGGGAATTTCCAGGGGGAAAGGTAGATCAAGGGGAATCATTTGACCAGGCCCTTATCCGGGAAGTATATGAAGAAACCCAGCTTAAAATCTCACTGGAACATGTTGTTGGCATTTCTGAGCAAAATTTACACCTTATCCGGGCAGTACATATTATAATGTCCGGTAAAATCATTGAAGGTAACCTAACTTTAAGCAGTGAACACGAAGGTTATGCTTGGGTATTTTTCGAAAATTTGGATAAATATGAACTGGCGGACTGGCTAGATGATTTTGTCAACAATCAGGAAACCGTTGAATCTTCTGAAAGTAATGATATTAACCAGGTTACCAATACAGTGAAACCATGGTTGAAATCAATCCAGGGTTCTATGGATAAAATATTAAAACGCTAG